In Acidaminococcus timonensis, one DNA window encodes the following:
- a CDS encoding alanine/glycine:cation symporter family protein, with amino-acid sequence MEIVRQLNGIFWGWLVAGILLCTGLFFTLRLHFPQIRYFTRLFGNLLCSMRSDSKEPGGVSGFGALCAAVGGQVGTGSLVGVATALASGGPGAIFWMWMTAILGMPISFAEAVLAQLFRVKNPDGTYRGGPAYYMEMGLHCKPLAILYSISILVGIGFFYCMIQSNSISVALTGVAPVSPLFAGILLLILVALVIFGGIKRLSEVASYIVPFMALGYLLMAIYVMIAHAGMIPAMLEQIFTCAFTGKAAVGGVAGYTVKQAFRYGVARGLFSNDAGNGTAPSMHATAVVPHPVNQGFAAMLGTFITTIIICSCTAFCILLSNQLGSGETGIALTQMAFESNLGSIGRWIVFLAMFLFGFTTLLADIYYGEVNLMILVKHPKAVTVYRLLCCAIIIAGAIAPVPVVWDLVDFASAFMVFFNVIALVGLSRYVVYALKDYARQWNYRKNDNNRPVWDFTHQIGPDDLKEQN; translated from the coding sequence ATGGAAATCGTACGCCAACTGAACGGCATTTTCTGGGGCTGGCTGGTGGCCGGCATCCTGCTGTGCACCGGTCTGTTCTTTACCTTACGCCTGCATTTTCCGCAGATCCGCTATTTCACCCGGTTGTTCGGCAACCTGCTCTGCAGCATGCGCAGCGATTCGAAGGAACCGGGTGGTGTATCGGGCTTCGGTGCCCTGTGTGCGGCCGTGGGTGGCCAGGTGGGTACCGGTTCCCTGGTGGGGGTGGCCACGGCTCTGGCTTCCGGCGGTCCGGGTGCCATTTTCTGGATGTGGATGACCGCCATCCTGGGTATGCCCATCAGCTTCGCCGAAGCGGTCCTGGCCCAGCTGTTCCGGGTGAAGAATCCGGACGGTACCTATCGGGGCGGCCCGGCCTATTATATGGAAATGGGGCTGCACTGCAAACCCCTGGCTATCCTGTACTCCATCAGCATCCTGGTGGGCATCGGCTTCTTCTACTGCATGATCCAGAGCAACTCCATCTCGGTGGCCCTGACGGGTGTAGCGCCGGTGTCGCCTCTGTTTGCGGGTATCCTGCTGCTGATTTTGGTGGCTCTCGTCATCTTCGGTGGCATTAAACGGCTGTCTGAAGTGGCGTCCTACATCGTACCGTTCATGGCTTTGGGGTATCTCCTGATGGCCATCTACGTAATGATCGCCCACGCCGGCATGATCCCCGCCATGCTCGAACAGATCTTTACCTGTGCATTCACCGGGAAGGCGGCGGTGGGCGGTGTGGCCGGCTACACCGTGAAACAGGCTTTCCGCTATGGTGTGGCCCGGGGGCTGTTCTCCAACGACGCCGGTAACGGCACGGCTCCCAGCATGCATGCCACGGCAGTGGTGCCCCATCCTGTAAACCAGGGCTTTGCCGCCATGCTGGGTACATTCATCACCACCATCATCATCTGCAGCTGCACCGCCTTCTGCATCCTGCTCAGCAACCAGCTGGGCAGCGGGGAAACGGGCATCGCCCTGACCCAGATGGCCTTTGAAAGCAACCTGGGCAGTATCGGCCGGTGGATTGTCTTCCTGGCCATGTTCCTGTTCGGTTTCACCACCCTGCTGGCCGATATCTACTATGGCGAAGTAAACCTGATGATCCTGGTGAAGCATCCGAAAGCGGTGACCGTGTACCGTCTGCTGTGCTGTGCTATCATCATCGCCGGCGCCATCGCTCCGGTACCGGTGGTGTGGGACCTGGTGGACTTTGCCAGCGCGTTCATGGTATTCTTCAATGTCATCGCACTGGTGGGCCTGTCCCGCTATGTGGTCTACGCCCTGAAAGATTACGCAAGGCAGTGGAACTACAGAAAGAATGACAACAACCGTCCTGTCTGGGATTTTACCCACCAGATCGGGCCTGATGATCTCAAAGAACAGAATTGA
- a CDS encoding amidohydrolase codes for MDFKEQLTTWRHYLHQHPETAFEEHVAPRLVADEMRKAGIDVVEGVGKTGVVGTLRCGEGKGCIGIRADMDALPITEKSTHDHVSLNPGKMHGCGHDGHTITLLGAALLLAKEKNFNGTVRFIFQPAEEPGRGAQAMIDDGLFERFPVDEIYGLHNAPFLPAGKIATRVGGMAASEDDFAFTITGKGGHASSPHEGNDPLASFAEIYLALQTIVSRNAAPQRPVVVSCTEIETDGAHNAIPTHVTVRGDARTTTPRDQQLVETRMRDIVEGVCNMNHAGCEFSYSHEFFPVVNTEACVKTAVKAAQAVFGEGNVDGSCEPWMASEDFAAFLQHVPGCFLLLGSGRQATGNVSLHQNIFDYNDDVLELGARFWAKLAQQRLAK; via the coding sequence ATGGATTTCAAAGAACAACTGACGACCTGGCGTCATTATCTGCATCAGCACCCGGAAACGGCCTTTGAGGAACACGTGGCACCGCGCCTGGTGGCCGACGAAATGCGCAAGGCCGGTATCGACGTGGTGGAAGGCGTGGGCAAAACCGGCGTGGTGGGCACCCTGCGCTGTGGCGAAGGCAAGGGCTGCATTGGCATCCGGGCGGATATGGACGCCCTTCCCATCACGGAAAAAAGCACCCATGACCATGTATCCCTGAATCCGGGGAAAATGCACGGCTGCGGCCACGACGGTCATACCATCACCCTGTTGGGAGCGGCCCTGCTGCTGGCCAAAGAGAAAAACTTCAACGGCACCGTACGCTTCATCTTCCAGCCTGCAGAAGAACCGGGGCGGGGCGCCCAGGCCATGATCGACGACGGCCTGTTTGAGCGGTTCCCGGTGGACGAGATCTACGGCCTGCACAATGCGCCGTTCCTGCCGGCGGGAAAAATCGCTACCAGGGTAGGCGGCATGGCAGCCAGCGAGGATGACTTTGCCTTCACCATTACCGGCAAGGGCGGCCACGCTTCTTCTCCCCACGAAGGGAACGATCCGCTGGCCAGCTTTGCAGAAATCTACCTGGCCCTGCAGACCATCGTCAGCCGGAATGCGGCTCCCCAGCGGCCGGTGGTGGTTTCCTGCACGGAAATCGAGACGGACGGCGCCCACAATGCCATCCCCACCCATGTGACAGTGCGGGGGGACGCCCGGACCACCACACCCCGGGATCAGCAGCTGGTGGAAACCAGGATGCGGGACATTGTGGAAGGAGTCTGCAACATGAACCACGCCGGCTGTGAATTCAGCTACAGCCACGAATTCTTCCCGGTAGTGAACACGGAAGCCTGCGTGAAGACCGCGGTAAAAGCGGCCCAGGCCGTATTCGGCGAAGGCAATGTGGACGGCAGCTGTGAACCCTGGATGGCCTCGGAAGATTTCGCCGCCTTCCTGCAGCATGTACCCGGGTGCTTCCTGCTGCTGGGCAGCGGCCGACAGGCTACAGGCAATGTGAGCCTGCACCAGAACATTTTCGACTACAATGACGACGTACTGGAGCTGGGAGCCCGGTTTTGGGCCAAACTGGCCCAGCAGCGCCTGGCGAAATAA
- the dpaL gene encoding diaminopropionate ammonia-lyase, translating into MQETIKMVSHKPAGHSRWDGTFTKKVAETARNFHQTIPGYAPTPLADLKGLAGTLGIGALYVKDESYRFGLNAFKGLGGSFCIANYLARKLGLAIEDVTFAKLQEPAVHEKIKDLCFVTATDGNHGRGIAWTAHCLGVKSRVFMPKGSSLERLHNIQALGSDACITEYNYDDTVRHATKVAEENGWPLVQDTAWPGYETIPSWIMQGYTTMALEAVEALPEAPTHVFLQAGVGAMSGAVAGFLADYYGDKKPVITIVEPNKADCIFHTAAANDGKLHNVTGDLHTIMAGLACGEPCTIGWEELDAHAEHFASVPDWVAAKGMRILANPVEGDDRVISGESGAATTGFVCELLQNESLDLLRAQLGLTKESRILCFSTEGATDRANYRRIVWDGAWSSD; encoded by the coding sequence ATGCAGGAAACCATCAAAATGGTGTCCCACAAACCTGCCGGCCACAGCCGGTGGGACGGAACGTTTACGAAAAAAGTGGCAGAAACCGCCCGGAACTTCCATCAGACCATCCCGGGCTATGCGCCCACGCCCCTGGCCGATCTGAAGGGCCTGGCCGGCACCCTGGGCATCGGCGCCCTGTACGTGAAGGACGAAAGCTACCGGTTCGGTCTGAACGCCTTCAAGGGCCTGGGTGGCAGTTTCTGCATCGCCAACTATCTGGCCCGGAAGCTGGGCCTTGCCATCGAAGACGTGACGTTCGCCAAATTGCAGGAACCGGCCGTCCACGAAAAGATCAAGGACCTGTGCTTCGTCACCGCCACCGACGGCAACCATGGCCGGGGCATTGCCTGGACCGCTCACTGCCTGGGGGTGAAGAGCAGGGTGTTCATGCCCAAAGGCAGCAGCCTGGAACGGCTCCACAACATCCAGGCCCTGGGCAGCGACGCCTGCATCACGGAATATAACTACGACGACACCGTGCGCCACGCCACGAAGGTGGCCGAGGAGAACGGCTGGCCCCTGGTGCAGGATACGGCCTGGCCGGGCTACGAAACCATTCCCTCCTGGATCATGCAGGGGTATACTACCATGGCTCTGGAAGCGGTGGAAGCCCTGCCGGAAGCGCCCACCCACGTGTTCCTGCAGGCCGGGGTAGGGGCCATGAGCGGTGCCGTGGCCGGGTTCCTGGCGGATTATTACGGCGATAAAAAGCCCGTGATCACCATCGTGGAACCCAACAAAGCCGACTGCATCTTCCATACGGCAGCTGCGAATGACGGCAAGCTGCATAACGTTACCGGCGACCTGCATACCATCATGGCTGGCCTGGCCTGCGGGGAACCCTGCACCATCGGCTGGGAGGAATTGGATGCCCATGCAGAACATTTCGCCAGCGTACCCGACTGGGTGGCGGCTAAGGGCATGCGGATTTTGGCCAACCCGGTGGAAGGGGACGACAGAGTGATTTCCGGCGAAAGCGGCGCCGCCACCACAGGGTTCGTGTGCGAACTGCTGCAGAACGAAAGCCTGGATCTGCTGCGGGCGCAACTGGGCCTCACAAAGGAATCCCGAATCCTGTGCTTCAGCACCGAAGGCGCCACCGACCGGGCCAATTACCGGAGGATCGTCTGGGACGGAGCGTGGAGCAGCGACTGA
- a CDS encoding oxygen-binding di-iron domain-containing protein, which translates to MGKLVKNNVKWVGYLDWELEQFHGDEYSVLHGSSQNAYLIQEEKNVLVDTVWLPHRDTFVENLKKEIDLKKIDAIVVNHGEQDHSGSLARLLEEIPGTPLYCTAAAVQSLEGQYGKRGWNFHVVHTGDSLDIGNGKKLIFVEMTMLHWPDSMATYLTGDNILFSMDAFGQHYAVEEMFNDTADQAILDHEAMKYFANILNPFAPFVTRKLAEISKLNLPIDIIAPAHGVIWRDHPEQIVEKYAKWAAAYQEDQITVAYDTMWNGTMKLAHAIADEIHRQAPETKVKVYNIAHTDKNELMLEVFKSKAIAVGSPTCVNEVLTSVAGWLNFLKTLKFRNKKAAAFGCYGWSGESVKLLQERLKTAGFNVVDESVRSKWNPGEEDFNKVPELVRALLGK; encoded by the coding sequence ATGGGTAAACTGGTGAAAAACAATGTGAAATGGGTGGGCTATCTGGACTGGGAACTGGAACAATTCCACGGCGATGAATATTCCGTGCTGCACGGCTCCAGCCAGAACGCCTATCTGATCCAGGAAGAAAAGAACGTACTGGTGGACACCGTCTGGCTGCCCCACCGTGATACCTTCGTGGAAAACCTGAAAAAGGAAATCGACCTGAAGAAAATCGACGCCATCGTGGTGAACCATGGCGAACAGGACCACAGCGGCTCCCTGGCCCGGCTGCTGGAAGAGATCCCCGGCACCCCGCTCTACTGCACCGCGGCTGCCGTCCAGAGCCTGGAAGGGCAGTACGGCAAACGGGGCTGGAACTTCCACGTGGTCCACACCGGTGACAGCCTGGATATCGGCAACGGCAAGAAGCTGATCTTCGTGGAAATGACCATGCTGCACTGGCCTGATTCCATGGCCACCTACCTGACCGGTGACAACATCCTGTTCTCCATGGATGCTTTCGGCCAGCACTATGCCGTGGAAGAGATGTTCAACGACACCGCCGACCAGGCCATCCTGGATCACGAAGCCATGAAATACTTCGCCAACATTCTGAACCCGTTTGCCCCGTTCGTCACCCGCAAACTGGCCGAAATCAGCAAGCTGAACCTGCCCATCGACATCATCGCTCCTGCCCACGGTGTCATCTGGCGGGACCATCCGGAACAAATCGTGGAAAAATACGCCAAATGGGCGGCTGCCTACCAGGAAGACCAGATTACCGTGGCCTATGACACCATGTGGAACGGCACCATGAAACTGGCCCACGCCATTGCCGACGAAATCCATCGCCAGGCCCCTGAAACGAAGGTGAAGGTGTACAACATCGCCCATACGGACAAGAACGAACTGATGCTGGAAGTGTTCAAATCCAAGGCCATCGCCGTAGGTTCTCCCACCTGCGTCAACGAAGTGCTGACCAGCGTGGCCGGCTGGCTGAACTTCCTGAAGACCCTGAAGTTCAGGAACAAGAAAGCCGCTGCCTTCGGCTGCTATGGCTGGAGCGGCGAAAGCGTGAAACTGCTGCAGGAACGCCTGAAGACCGCCGGCTTCAACGTAGTGGACGAAAGCGTAAGAAGCAAATGGAACCCCGGCGAAGAAGACTTCAACAAGGTGCCGGAGCTGGTACGGGCATTGCTGGGGAAGTGA
- a CDS encoding peroxiredoxin, translating into MLEVGTKAPDFTLPDQDGVLHSLSEYLGKKVILYFYPRDNTAGCTKQACGFGELYPQFTEKGAVILGVSKDSVASHKKFQEKYHLPFTLLSDTEKTVLQAYDVWKEKKLYGKVSMGVVRSTYLIDENGIIVKALGKVKPAENPTQMLESLA; encoded by the coding sequence ATGTTGGAGGTTGGAACGAAAGCACCGGATTTTACATTGCCGGATCAGGATGGAGTGCTCCATTCCTTATCGGAGTACCTGGGTAAAAAGGTAATTTTATATTTTTATCCCCGGGACAACACGGCCGGCTGCACGAAGCAGGCCTGCGGATTTGGGGAACTGTACCCGCAATTTACGGAAAAGGGAGCTGTGATCCTGGGTGTCAGCAAGGATTCTGTTGCTTCGCACAAGAAGTTCCAGGAAAAATACCACTTGCCGTTTACACTGCTGTCCGATACGGAAAAGACAGTCCTGCAAGCGTACGACGTATGGAAGGAAAAGAAACTGTACGGAAAAGTTTCCATGGGCGTGGTCCGCAGCACGTATCTCATCGATGAAAACGGAATCATCGTCAAGGCCCTGGGCAAGGTGAAACCAGCTGAGAATCCGACCCAGATGCTGGAGTCGCTGGCATGA
- a CDS encoding YaaA family protein: MKIILSPAKQMQIDRESGCSLAEENHNQLLGARLEQAVTPALLAYVGIQYQYMAPTVFEDGQLEYAQDRVRILSGLYGALRPLDGVIPYRLEMQAKGAPEGYKDLYQFWGDRLYRAVRDESGVILNLASKEYSKAVEKYLQPGDRFVTVVFGERVGEKIVQKGVYAKMARGEMVRYMAGIQAEAPEDIQDFCWSRYHFSAEESDERRMVFVRKAAR, from the coding sequence ATGAAGATCATCCTTTCTCCTGCAAAGCAGATGCAGATCGACCGGGAAAGCGGTTGCAGCCTGGCGGAAGAGAACCACAACCAGCTGCTGGGGGCCCGGCTGGAGCAGGCGGTGACACCGGCTCTCCTGGCCTATGTGGGTATCCAATACCAGTATATGGCACCCACGGTGTTCGAGGACGGCCAGCTGGAGTATGCCCAGGACCGGGTGCGGATCCTGTCGGGGCTGTATGGGGCATTGCGGCCCCTGGACGGGGTGATTCCCTATCGGCTGGAGATGCAGGCCAAGGGAGCGCCGGAGGGATACAAGGACCTGTACCAGTTCTGGGGCGACCGGCTGTACAGGGCTGTGCGGGATGAAAGCGGCGTGATTTTGAACCTGGCCTCCAAAGAATACAGCAAGGCTGTAGAAAAATACCTGCAGCCTGGTGACCGGTTCGTCACGGTGGTGTTCGGTGAACGGGTCGGAGAAAAAATCGTGCAAAAGGGCGTCTATGCCAAAATGGCCCGGGGTGAAATGGTACGGTATATGGCAGGCATACAGGCTGAAGCACCGGAAGATATCCAGGACTTTTGCTGGAGCAGATACCATTTCAGCGCGGAAGAGTCGGACGAGAGACGGATGGTGTTCGTAAGGAAAGCAGCACGATGA
- a CDS encoding M18 family aminopeptidase yields the protein MNQTTKELLNLIQNSTSPYHTVAASKKLLLENGFTELKPGSDWALAPESKYFVTVFDSSLFAFRTGRKGTRGLKIAAAHTDFPCFRLKPAAEVSTQGYGTLNVEGYGGMIVSTWMDRPLSLAGKVVTRTADLFKPETHLVDFKRPLLTMASLAIHMNREVNDGYKWNKQKDVLPLATMLGQDSKDKTFFQKFLAQELGVKAEDILSFELGTYPVEEGCTFGLKDEFISCGRLDNLTSVMGCLKGIMDCTDTEGLKVACLFDNEEVGSNTKQGADSLVLNNLLHRIYGKLGLSQEALYEDMANGFMLSVDVAHALHPNYVDKCDITNKPLLGGGVVLKQACSQSYAGDAEAVAVVKGLCEANHIPCQLFVNRSDIKGGSTLGSMASALTPIRTMDIGVALLAMHSARETMGAADQDALQDLITVFFGK from the coding sequence ATGAATCAAACCACAAAAGAACTGCTGAACCTGATCCAAAACAGTACGTCCCCGTACCATACAGTGGCAGCCAGCAAGAAGCTGCTGCTGGAAAATGGCTTCACCGAGCTCAAGCCGGGGTCCGACTGGGCTCTGGCTCCAGAGAGCAAGTATTTTGTAACCGTATTCGATTCTTCTCTGTTTGCTTTCCGCACAGGCCGGAAGGGCACCCGGGGCCTGAAGATTGCAGCGGCCCACACGGATTTCCCCTGCTTCCGCCTGAAACCGGCAGCAGAAGTCAGCACCCAGGGCTATGGGACCCTGAACGTGGAGGGCTACGGCGGCATGATCGTGTCCACCTGGATGGACCGTCCCCTGTCCCTGGCCGGCAAGGTGGTGACCCGCACGGCGGATCTCTTCAAACCGGAAACCCACCTGGTGGATTTCAAGCGTCCGCTGCTGACCATGGCAAGCCTGGCCATCCACATGAACCGGGAAGTGAACGATGGGTATAAATGGAACAAACAGAAGGATGTGCTGCCCCTGGCCACCATGCTGGGGCAGGACAGCAAGGACAAAACGTTCTTCCAGAAATTCCTGGCCCAGGAACTGGGCGTGAAGGCAGAGGACATCCTCTCCTTTGAACTGGGTACCTATCCGGTGGAAGAGGGCTGCACCTTCGGCCTGAAGGATGAATTCATCTCCTGCGGCCGTCTGGACAACCTGACTTCCGTCATGGGCTGCCTGAAGGGCATCATGGACTGTACGGATACGGAGGGCCTGAAGGTGGCCTGCCTGTTCGACAACGAGGAAGTGGGCAGCAACACGAAGCAGGGGGCCGACAGCCTGGTGCTGAACAACCTGCTCCACCGGATCTACGGCAAGCTGGGTCTCAGCCAGGAAGCTCTGTACGAAGACATGGCCAACGGCTTTATGCTCAGCGTGGACGTGGCCCATGCCCTGCATCCCAACTATGTGGACAAATGCGACATCACCAACAAGCCCCTTCTGGGCGGCGGCGTGGTACTGAAACAGGCCTGCAGCCAGTCTTATGCAGGGGATGCGGAAGCAGTGGCTGTGGTGAAGGGACTCTGTGAGGCCAACCACATTCCCTGCCAGCTGTTCGTAAACCGCAGCGACATCAAGGGCGGGTCCACCCTGGGTTCCATGGCGTCGGCCCTGACGCCCATCCGGACCATGGATATCGGCGTGGCGCTGCTCGCCATGCACAGTGCCCGGGAAACCATGGGGGCGGCTGATCAGGATGCCCTGCAGGATCTGATTACGGTGTTCTTCGGGAAATAA
- a CDS encoding lactate/malate family dehydrogenase, whose translation MEKRMVGIVGVGHVGAHVAYTLGLMGVADEILLCDTNEKKLASECNDLNDAAPFMPNRTVYRAVDYAGLKDCDIIVNAVGDIELCKNFNRDDELKNSVLQVARIIPSIMDAGFNGIFVNITNPCDLITCEIANLSGLPRSQVLGTGTLLDSARLQHALRDITGLDSRSFNAYMIGQHGDHQFIPWSMLNFSGLTVEQFEALRGVKFHRETIQKQAVKGGWITVAGKWCTEYGIAGAAATLVRTILHDEKRILPCSVELDGEYGQQDLFVGVPAIIGKDGMEKVIELPLNDEEKEKFAEVVRALRTNMEKARNIILENREKL comes from the coding sequence ATGGAAAAACGAATGGTGGGAATCGTCGGTGTGGGTCATGTAGGTGCCCATGTGGCTTATACCCTGGGCCTGATGGGCGTTGCTGATGAAATCCTGCTTTGCGATACCAACGAAAAGAAACTGGCCAGTGAATGCAACGACCTGAACGATGCAGCTCCCTTCATGCCCAACCGGACCGTATACAGGGCCGTGGACTACGCCGGACTGAAAGATTGCGACATCATCGTCAATGCAGTGGGCGACATCGAGCTTTGCAAAAACTTCAACCGGGATGACGAACTGAAAAACAGTGTGCTCCAGGTGGCCAGGATCATCCCGTCCATTATGGACGCCGGCTTTAACGGCATCTTCGTGAATATCACCAATCCCTGCGATCTGATCACCTGTGAGATTGCCAACCTGTCCGGCCTGCCCCGGAGCCAGGTGCTGGGCACGGGCACCCTGCTGGATTCTGCCCGGCTGCAGCACGCCCTCCGTGACATCACCGGCCTGGACAGCCGCAGCTTCAACGCCTATATGATCGGGCAGCACGGAGACCATCAGTTCATTCCCTGGTCCATGCTGAACTTTTCCGGGTTGACTGTGGAACAGTTCGAAGCCCTGCGGGGGGTCAAGTTCCACCGGGAGACCATCCAGAAGCAGGCCGTCAAGGGCGGCTGGATCACCGTGGCCGGGAAATGGTGCACGGAATACGGCATTGCAGGTGCCGCTGCCACCCTGGTGCGAACCATTCTCCACGACGAAAAGCGCATCCTCCCCTGCTCCGTGGAACTGGATGGAGAATATGGACAGCAGGATCTGTTTGTGGGAGTTCCCGCCATCATCGGTAAGGACGGCATGGAAAAAGTCATCGAACTGCCGCTGAATGACGAAGAAAAAGAAAAATTCGCAGAGGTGGTCAGGGCCCTGCGGACCAATATGGAAAAAGCCAGGAATATCATCCTGGAAAACAGAGAAAAGCTGTAA
- a CDS encoding ECF transporter S component, whose amino-acid sequence MNRALSPRALVFIAVLGALSSLLMAFEFPLPFAPAYMKFEISDLPALFAGFFLGPLAGAFTEVIKILLKLVLVGSSSAFVGEGMNLLCALAYVLPATIFYHLHRTKSGALTALLLSTVVASLFAVVANRYLAIPMYVRLYKIPLGAILKMASATNPLVHSLTDFLLLTILPFNLLKYTVVSFLTYLVYKKASLALQRLTEG is encoded by the coding sequence GTGAATCGTGCACTGTCTCCCCGGGCGCTGGTGTTCATCGCCGTGCTGGGGGCGTTATCTTCCTTATTGATGGCCTTCGAGTTTCCCCTGCCCTTCGCACCGGCCTATATGAAGTTCGAGATTTCCGATCTGCCTGCCCTGTTTGCCGGGTTCTTTCTGGGCCCTCTGGCCGGAGCCTTTACAGAGGTCATCAAGATCCTGCTGAAACTGGTGCTGGTGGGCAGTTCTTCCGCCTTTGTGGGAGAAGGGATGAACCTCCTGTGTGCCCTGGCCTACGTGCTGCCGGCCACCATTTTCTACCACCTGCACCGGACCAAGTCCGGTGCCCTCACCGCCCTGCTGCTGAGCACCGTGGTGGCCAGCCTGTTTGCCGTGGTGGCCAACCGGTACCTGGCCATTCCCATGTATGTGCGGCTGTATAAGATCCCCCTGGGGGCTATTTTAAAAATGGCCAGCGCCACCAACCCCCTGGTCCATTCCCTGACCGACTTCCTGCTGCTCACCATTCTGCCCTTTAACCTGCTTAAATATACGGTGGTGTCCTTCCTGACCTACCTGGTGTATAAAAAAGCCAGCCTGGCCCTGCAGCGGTTGACCGAAGGATGA
- a CDS encoding ChbG/HpnK family deacetylase encodes MAKHLIVNADDFGRHVLIDRAVELGVEKGLIRSATVMVTGGAFADAVALARRTPALGLGIHFTLVDARPVLPARQIPSLIDPATGRLWPDHNAFVKRFLSGRIKLPEVARECRAQLDAFLSTGLVPTHADSHQHMHVLPGIMDIVIDLCLDHGIPAVRIPAIPVSLLATRPGNLGEQVGRMGLHVLAERARHKALAAGLRAPDHFGGIVAGTAVDKKALRTILLQMKEGTMEIMLHPGTNNQVLIPATAWDHDFEAELDAVTDPGLVELVHQLGITVGNFSDL; translated from the coding sequence TTGGCAAAACATTTGATCGTCAATGCGGATGATTTCGGCCGTCATGTGCTGATCGACCGGGCCGTGGAACTGGGCGTGGAAAAGGGGCTGATTCGATCGGCCACGGTGATGGTCACCGGCGGGGCCTTTGCAGATGCGGTGGCCCTGGCCCGCCGTACCCCCGCCCTGGGACTGGGCATTCATTTTACACTGGTGGACGCCCGGCCCGTGCTTCCTGCCCGCCAGATCCCCAGCCTGATCGATCCTGCCACCGGCCGGCTGTGGCCTGACCATAATGCCTTCGTGAAACGGTTCCTGTCGGGCCGGATCAAACTGCCGGAGGTGGCCAGGGAATGCCGGGCCCAGCTGGACGCATTCCTCAGCACGGGCCTGGTTCCCACCCATGCCGACAGCCACCAGCACATGCATGTGCTGCCCGGGATCATGGACATCGTCATCGACCTGTGCCTGGATCACGGCATCCCGGCCGTGCGGATCCCGGCCATCCCGGTGAGCCTTTTGGCGACCCGTCCGGGCAACCTGGGAGAGCAGGTGGGGCGGATGGGGCTCCATGTACTGGCGGAGCGGGCGAGACACAAGGCCCTGGCCGCCGGGTTGCGGGCTCCGGACCATTTCGGGGGCATTGTAGCCGGCACTGCCGTGGACAAAAAAGCCCTGCGCACCATTCTGCTCCAGATGAAGGAAGGCACCATGGAAATCATGCTCCACCCGGGTACGAACAACCAGGTGCTGATCCCGGCCACAGCCTGGGACCACGATTTCGAAGCGGAACTGGACGCCGTCACCGATCCCGGCCTGGTGGAGCTGGTGCACCAGCTGGGCATTACCGTGGGCAATTTCAGTGATTTATAG
- the pfkB gene encoding 1-phosphofructokinase, whose product MIYTVTFNPSLDYVVTVPHLEVGAINRTKGEEIFPGGKGINVSWVLRNLGIPTRILGFKAGFTGEEIQHLVEAQGIACDLLPVEKGFSRINVKVRSREETAINGQGPSIGEADLARLLKQLETLEPGDMLVLSGSGPSGCASTLYGRIARLMQQRDIPCVVDATGELLANALEAGPFLVKPNKEELEDLLGRKLATEADLVEGARELRKRGARNVLISLGGDGALLVDAFDGVHRHTAPAGQMVNTVGAGDSMVAGFLAGYLKHHDYAEALHWGICAGSATAFSMHLATGEAIEELVKGN is encoded by the coding sequence ATGATCTATACTGTTACCTTCAATCCCTCCCTGGATTATGTGGTCACCGTGCCGCACCTGGAAGTGGGGGCCATCAACCGTACGAAAGGGGAGGAAATCTTCCCCGGGGGAAAGGGCATCAACGTGTCCTGGGTGCTCCGGAACCTGGGCATCCCCACCCGGATCCTGGGCTTCAAAGCCGGCTTTACCGGAGAGGAGATCCAGCATCTGGTGGAAGCACAGGGCATTGCCTGCGACCTGCTGCCGGTGGAAAAGGGCTTTTCCCGGATCAATGTGAAGGTGCGGTCCCGGGAAGAGACGGCCATCAACGGCCAGGGACCGTCCATCGGGGAAGCCGACCTGGCACGGCTGCTGAAACAGCTGGAGACCCTGGAGCCCGGGGATATGCTGGTGCTTTCAGGCAGCGGCCCCAGCGGCTGTGCGTCCACCCTGTATGGGAGAATCGCCCGGCTGATGCAGCAGCGGGATATCCCCTGTGTGGTGGACGCCACAGGGGAATTGCTGGCAAACGCCCTGGAGGCGGGTCCTTTCCTGGTGAAGCCCAACAAAGAGGAACTGGAGGACCTGCTGGGACGGAAGCTGGCTACGGAAGCCGACCTGGTGGAGGGGGCCCGGGAGCTGCGGAAACGGGGTGCCCGGAACGTACTCATCAGCCTGGGGGGCGACGGGGCCCTGCTGGTGGACGCCTTCGACGGGGTCCATCGCCATACGGCACCCGCCGGACAGATGGTGAACACGGTGGGGGCCGGTGACAGCATGGTGGCCGGTTTCCTGGCGGGCTATCTGAAGCATCACGATTATGCGGAAGCGCTGCACTGGGGCATCTGCGCCGGCAGCGCCACGGCTTTTTCCATGCATCTGGCTACAGGGGAAGCGATTGAAGAACTGGTAAAGGGGAATTGA